The Xylanibacillus composti genome includes a window with the following:
- a CDS encoding MFS transporter, with the protein MIILSQSTHEHYDSPGTPAAPPQAGSKQWIGLAVLALPTLLLALDISVLYIALPHLGADLNPGSSQMLWIMDIYGFMIAGFLVTMGTLGDRIGRRKLLMIGASCFGIASILAAFSVSAEMLIVTRALLGIAGATLMPSTLSLISNMFRNPNQRSVAIGVWMSCFMVGTIIGPLVGGIMLEFFWWGSVFLLGVPVMVLLLVLAPFLLPEYRDTQAGRIDLVSVVLSLITMLPIIYGIKELAKYGWQILPVATIVTGLLFGLLFVRRQRKLTDPLVDVSLFRNSAFGASLGIMLLGGISMGGVFLFVTQYLQMVEGLSPLRAGLWLIPQALGMIAGSMLAPALTRHIRPAYVIAGGLLIAAIGLLMLTQVEAAGSLALLVTGFVIASFGFGPQGVLVTDLVVSSAPPEKTGSASAMSETSAELGMALGVAVMGSIGTAVYRAQVGENMPQGLPGDISEAARDTLAGAWNAAEHLPQDVGTQLLGSAQSAFTDGLNTVAGVGTVCVIVFALLAVFLLKQVRPAGDGQPARDA; encoded by the coding sequence ATGATCATATTGAGCCAGTCTACACATGAACACTACGACAGTCCTGGCACCCCCGCAGCCCCGCCGCAAGCCGGCAGCAAACAATGGATCGGATTGGCGGTTCTGGCGCTGCCGACTCTGCTGCTTGCGCTGGATATCAGCGTGCTGTATATTGCGCTGCCTCACTTGGGCGCGGATCTGAATCCCGGCAGCAGCCAAATGCTCTGGATTATGGATATATACGGCTTTATGATTGCAGGCTTCCTCGTAACGATGGGGACACTGGGCGACCGCATTGGCCGCCGAAAGCTCCTCATGATTGGGGCGTCCTGCTTCGGCATCGCCTCTATTCTGGCTGCATTCTCGGTCAGTGCCGAGATGCTCATTGTAACCCGTGCCCTCCTCGGCATTGCGGGCGCAACGCTAATGCCTTCGACGCTGTCCCTGATCAGCAATATGTTTCGCAATCCAAATCAGCGTTCAGTCGCTATTGGGGTCTGGATGAGCTGTTTTATGGTCGGCACAATCATCGGGCCGCTTGTCGGCGGCATCATGCTTGAATTTTTCTGGTGGGGCTCGGTATTTTTGCTCGGTGTTCCCGTCATGGTTCTATTGCTTGTATTGGCGCCATTTCTGCTGCCCGAATATCGCGACACGCAGGCCGGACGCATCGATCTGGTCAGCGTTGTGCTCTCCTTGATCACTATGCTGCCGATCATATACGGGATCAAGGAACTGGCCAAGTACGGCTGGCAAATCCTGCCCGTTGCGACCATTGTCACCGGGCTGCTGTTCGGCTTGCTGTTCGTCCGCAGACAACGCAAATTGACCGATCCCTTGGTGGATGTCAGCCTGTTCCGCAACTCGGCTTTCGGCGCATCGCTGGGCATCATGCTGTTGGGCGGGATCAGCATGGGCGGCGTGTTCCTCTTCGTGACTCAATATTTGCAAATGGTGGAAGGCCTGTCCCCGCTGCGCGCAGGGCTGTGGCTAATCCCGCAGGCGCTCGGGATGATCGCGGGCTCCATGCTGGCGCCTGCCCTGACGCGCCACATCCGTCCCGCCTATGTCATCGCGGGCGGGCTTCTTATTGCAGCAATTGGACTGCTGATGCTCACACAGGTGGAAGCCGCGGGAAGCTTGGCCCTGCTTGTGACTGGATTCGTGATCGCCTCCTTCGGCTTTGGTCCTCAAGGCGTGCTCGTAACAGACCTTGTCGTCAGCTCAGCGCCGCCGGAAAAGACGGGCTCCGCTTCAGCCATGTCGGAAACGAGCGCCGAGCTCGGCATGGCGCTCGGGGTCGCGGTCATGGGCAGTATCGGCACCGCTGTCTATCGCGCACAGGTCGGAGAGAATATGCCGCAAGGACTTCCCGGCGACATCAGCGAAGCCGCTCGGGATACGCTTGCCGGAGCCTGGAACGCCGCGGAACATCTGCCTCAGGATGTAGGGACGCAG
- a CDS encoding response regulator, whose product MAIKVLLVDDHLVVLHGLRYFLQTQPDIEIVGQALNGKEALEKIDALQPDVILMDLNMPEMDGIEATRKIASRYPEIKVIILTSFSDRNSVLPALQAGAAGYQLKDVKPEILADTILGAVDGNRMLHPEVTDRLVQLVANRGTESDMSLLTPKEREVLELMTTGLSNKEIAGRLIISEKTVKTHITRIFGKLGVQDRTQAVLHAIKHGWFKGGAV is encoded by the coding sequence ATGGCTATTAAAGTGTTGCTGGTTGACGATCACTTGGTCGTCCTGCACGGCTTGCGCTATTTCCTGCAAACACAGCCTGACATCGAAATCGTCGGCCAAGCATTGAACGGAAAGGAAGCGTTGGAAAAGATAGACGCCCTGCAGCCAGATGTCATCTTAATGGACCTGAACATGCCGGAGATGGACGGAATTGAGGCTACCCGAAAAATCGCATCGCGCTACCCTGAGATAAAGGTGATTATTCTGACCAGCTTCTCGGATCGCAATAGCGTACTGCCTGCGCTGCAGGCGGGCGCTGCAGGGTACCAATTGAAGGACGTAAAACCAGAAATTCTCGCAGATACGATTCTGGGCGCTGTGGACGGCAATCGCATGCTTCATCCAGAAGTGACGGATCGGCTCGTTCAGCTCGTGGCGAACCGCGGCACGGAATCGGATATGTCCTTGCTGACGCCCAAGGAACGTGAGGTACTCGAGCTGATGACCACGGGCCTCAGCAATAAAGAGATCGCTGGTCGCTTGATCATCTCCGAGAAAACTGTAAAAACACATATTACCCGCATCTTCGGCAAGCTGGGCGTGCAGGACCGCACTCAGGCAGTGCTGCATGCGATCAAGCACGGGTGGTTTAAGGGTGGGGCTGTTTGA
- a CDS encoding NAD(P)H-dependent oxidoreductase, translating into MTFSYSSDGPTGLLPHMKVALLNARGGVYQDDPSEMAVRFVRNQLAFFGIQDLTTVVIEGHHQFPDRRAALIDEGLTG; encoded by the coding sequence ATGACATTCTCCTATTCCAGTGACGGGCCGACCGGACTGCTGCCTCATATGAAGGTCGCTCTGCTGAACGCGCGTGGCGGCGTGTACCAAGACGATCCTAGCGAAATGGCAGTGCGCTTCGTGCGGAATCAACTAGCGTTTTTCGGGATTCAGGATTTGACGACGGTCGTGATAGAAGGTCATCATCAATTCCCTGATCGGAGGGCGGCACTCATCGACGAAGGACTAACCGGGTGA
- a CDS encoding sensor histidine kinase yields the protein MLTLKTIAETLNQSNDLEGMLQTTLVQLLALTNLESGWIFLLEGEQGYRLVADSNLPPALCREDKRPMRCDDCFCLRLYWAEELEQAVTMIECERLHNAVQQCWGETNNLEYHATVPITIRGERLGLLNVGSPGKEQFTDQELAFLESVAYQIGTAVERVKLYEQRERRAVEDMSRYIVNYYSQLNSITRALLKMNNIQRLLEAAVDSIGRQFGWSTVAVALREEQKLRLRSIYENGRTKGAQAALPFVMRDLVEQADREQQIRLAEHGFGPYAVALPLHTHESGVLYLSRSSRPFEKVELEILRILADHVTIALEKVRLYQEWEEVLLAEERNRLARELHDSVNQKLFSLSLLARGIWEHAKTEHEETANAIREVERIAQEALGEMRSLIWQLRPSSEGTDFLRTLKEYAQTIGLRLFIQSDQEPRYRHELELALIRIAQEAMNNVRKHAATYRTRISLTHDKRWVTMKVSDQGRGFTLEQAEQEARSLGLASMRERTEELGGSLHILSEEGLGTVITARLPLQAEERG from the coding sequence TTGCTTACGCTGAAGACCATTGCTGAAACCCTGAACCAGAGCAATGACTTGGAGGGGATGTTGCAGACAACACTGGTCCAGCTGCTGGCATTGACGAATCTGGAGAGCGGTTGGATATTTTTGTTGGAGGGCGAGCAAGGCTACCGGCTTGTGGCCGATTCCAACCTTCCTCCTGCGCTATGCCGGGAGGATAAGCGCCCGATGCGCTGCGATGACTGCTTCTGTTTGCGCTTGTATTGGGCAGAGGAGTTAGAGCAGGCTGTCACGATGATTGAGTGCGAACGGCTGCACAACGCTGTTCAGCAATGCTGGGGGGAGACGAACAACCTGGAATATCATGCCACCGTCCCGATTACCATACGCGGGGAGCGCCTCGGTCTGCTTAATGTCGGTTCTCCCGGAAAAGAGCAATTCACGGATCAGGAGCTGGCATTTTTGGAATCGGTCGCCTACCAGATCGGTACCGCAGTGGAGCGAGTCAAGCTGTACGAACAGCGGGAGCGGCGAGCAGTTGAGGACATGTCGCGATATATTGTCAACTATTACTCGCAGTTGAACAGCATCACCCGTGCGCTGTTGAAGATGAATAATATACAGCGATTGCTGGAGGCGGCAGTCGACAGCATCGGCCGCCAATTCGGCTGGTCTACGGTAGCGGTAGCACTGCGTGAGGAGCAAAAGCTTCGCTTGCGCTCCATCTACGAGAATGGTCGAACCAAGGGGGCACAAGCTGCGCTTCCGTTCGTCATGCGAGACCTGGTCGAGCAGGCAGACAGGGAGCAGCAGATCAGACTGGCCGAACATGGCTTTGGGCCTTATGCCGTTGCTCTGCCGCTGCATACCCATGAGTCCGGTGTTTTGTACTTGAGCAGAAGCTCCAGACCATTCGAAAAGGTCGAATTGGAAATTCTGAGGATTCTCGCCGATCACGTTACGATCGCATTGGAAAAAGTCCGGTTATACCAAGAGTGGGAAGAGGTGCTGCTGGCTGAAGAGCGCAACCGGCTGGCAAGGGAGCTGCATGATTCGGTCAATCAGAAGCTGTTCTCCCTTTCGCTCTTGGCTCGCGGCATATGGGAGCATGCGAAGACAGAACATGAGGAAACTGCAAATGCCATCCGGGAGGTCGAGCGGATCGCGCAGGAAGCGCTCGGCGAGATGCGTTCTCTCATCTGGCAGCTGCGTCCGAGCAGCGAAGGAACTGATTTTCTTCGCACGCTTAAGGAATACGCGCAGACGATTGGTCTTCGCCTGTTCATCCAGTCGGACCAAGAGCCTCGCTATCGGCATGAACTCGAGCTTGCCTTGATTCGCATCGCTCAAGAGGCTATGAACAATGTCCGCAAGCACGCCGCTACCTATCGCACCCGGATCAGCCTCACCCATGACAAGCGATGGGTCACGATGAAGGTGAGTGATCAAGGACGCGGCTTTACGCTCGAACAAGCTGAGCAGGAAGCAAGGTCCCTTGGCTTGGCTTCCATGCGGGAAAGGACAGAGGAGCTGGGCGGCAGCCTGCACATCCTTAGCGAGGAGGGGCTGGGAACCGTGATAACGGCTCGTCTACCGCTTCAAGCAGAGGAGCGGGGTTAG
- a CDS encoding VOC family protein: MFKSGLTIWYNVSNMERTLNFYTKSLGFALDFHDEERQMAMIKTNTKDCYIGFAEAETVVPVISTTVFEVEDIEQAVEQLRAQGVTFTGEIEVIPDFVKLATFSDPDGHCFELSQTLVTFE; the protein is encoded by the coding sequence ATGTTTAAATCCGGTCTAACTATTTGGTACAACGTATCCAATATGGAGCGCACGCTCAACTTTTACACCAAGAGTCTGGGATTTGCGCTGGACTTCCATGATGAGGAAAGACAAATGGCCATGATCAAGACGAATACGAAGGACTGCTATATCGGTTTTGCGGAAGCGGAAACCGTCGTGCCTGTCATATCTACCACCGTGTTCGAGGTAGAGGATATCGAGCAAGCGGTGGAGCAGCTGCGGGCACAGGGCGTAACATTCACAGGCGAGATTGAGGTTATTCCGGACTTTGTGAAGCTGGCGACATTCAGCGATCCGGACGGTCATTGCTTCGAGTTGTCCCAGACACTTGTCACCTTCGAATGA